The nucleotide window AAGTCGTAAACTTTAACCTTGATAAATAACATTGGGCTTTTCCAAGTTACAGAATTCACGAAAAATTTCGTGCGTGAGTTAAACACTAGAAGCTAAAAGAGCTTAAGTGGTAAGTGAATTACTTCTCATTAATGGTGCGGATGGATGTCATTTTCCGCCTGATAAGTAAATTAGGCAGTTACAACTGTCAtcctataataataaactatacTATTTTACGGGCGCGAGAACTGTATATTAAGTCTGCACAGAATTTCGGGAGTTCATAATTTTAGTAGACCTTGTGAGGAACGAACCACTTGAATTCTtgaattacaattaaaaaattaaaaatgaagtGCGCTAATGTGTTCGGTATTATAATATTACTGGTAATGATAAAAAGTATAAGTTTGTATCCTATGTCGGCTAACTGTCTGCCATTAGGATATCGTGTGAGTAACTGTTcaatagcgagagagtggactgtagttcgaaaaaggggggcgatagggaatgaaatttaggggtcggttgagcaagaaagttgtgttgcgataaaattaaattactgagTTGAGCTTGAGTGTAAAAGAACagtgtagggcgaagttaccttccagtccgggagttgtggaGTGAAATCGTCGGTCGCCGCTGAAGACCGCTGGTGGCGATTCCGGCTGTCCTTTGTCGCAAGCTAGAAGTAAGCTtagaaccgttaccttgagtcatccaacttagacctcggattttccacttcACGGATGTGCACGGCGTCCTTCGGCTACACAACACTGATACTAAATATGTGCTAATAATGTTACTGGTAGTAGTGCTTTGGGTCAACGCGAAAATAATAACGAGAATAGCGGAACGATGTGATCTAGTGGTAGGTTCGTGACACACTGGCTCTGTCAACTGTATGACAGggcaacagtttattttttgaatatttgaatgtcAACTGTGACATGGTGTTGCCACAGTGAATACAGAAAGTATATTATTAAGGCGTAACTgaacattccgcccaccaaaatACACTAGTATTTTGACTAAGCGAAAAAGAACAATGAAAGTGGAACGAGTAcgataatattaaaactaaacgaGGAATGGACAACACAAATGTAGCGCACTAAAGTGACTACGCAGGTAGTGGACACAGCTTGACCACAGGTCGTTTGTACAACCCTGTGGCAGTGCGCACAGTAACCACACGACAGATCCCGTCGGACCCGGGATGTGTATCGATAATGCGACCCAGTGGCCACTTCAttgggctcgtctgctcgttcaCAACGAGCACAAGTGCGCCAACTTCGACGTTAGGATGTCTGTCATGCCACTTCATCCGCTGCTGGAGAGTATGCATATACTCCTTCGACCATTTGTTCCAGAAGTCCTGGTGCATCTTCTGAAGCAACTTCCAGCGTTGGAGAGGGCTAACCCGAACGTCTGAGAAGTCTTCCTCAGGCACGACCGATAAGGGTTCCGTGGTGAGGAAATGACCCGGTGTCAAGGCCGACAGGTCGTTGGGATCAGTGCTGAGTGGAGTGAGTGGCCTTGAGTTGAGTAAAGCCTCGACTTGGGCTAAGATCGTCGAAAATTCCTCATATGTTAACCTTTGGTTCCCGACGACACGCGACAAGTGTGTTTTTACAGCCTTGATACCGGCCTCCGCGAGACCTGAAAAGTGAGGGCTGCCTGGCGGATTAAATTCGAATTTAATCTCGCTATGCGTAGCAGCATCTCCTACTAGACGTTGCAAAATGTTGCTCGCACCGACGAAATTCTTCCCCTGGTCGGACACCAATCTATTACACCGACCACGACGTGCGACGAAGCGTCGAAGCGCGGCGAGAAACGCGTCTGAGGACAGTTCAGTGACGAGCTCCGTGTGTATGGCCTTTGTCGAGGTGCAGACGAAGACGCAAATATAACCCTTGTAAGTTTTGTTTCCCCGTCCGCGACCCAGGGCTATGTCGAAAGGTCCTCCGAAGTCGACAGCAGCACTCAAGAACGCCTTGAGCTGAGCCACCCTATAAGATGGCAAATCACCCATGAAGGGCGCTGGAGCACCGAGTGGTCGGACACGGAAGCATTTCATGCATTTCGACGTGACTGCGTAGATAGCTCGCTTCGGGGACAGTATCCAGAAATGCTGCGATAGCAAATTCTGAAGCGTTTGGACGCCTGGATGCATGAAACGCTTATGATACTCGTCAATCAAAAGGGAGGTTAGCCGACTGTCGCGAGGTAGTAAAAGGGGATGTTTAACATCAAACTCGAGAGAGGTTCGCGACAGGCGTCCGCCCACCCTCAAGAGACCCGCGTCATCGAGGAATGGGGACAGTTTTTTGAATGACTTCGGGAGGGAGTTCGAAAGATTGTTCTTCACCTTCTCGATCTCCGAAGCAAAATGGCATTGTTGCACAAAGCCCACGAGAAACATTAGAGCCTGTTTTATTTCCAGGGGTGTTAAAGGGCCATCCAACAGGTTGTTAGACGTCCTTTTATTTCTCACGTTGTGCACGAAACGACGACAATATGCGAGGACACGTTGGAGTGTCCTCAGCGCCGAGAATTTGTTTATTAAGTTGTCAGTCCACGTCTCCTGCACTGAGACGGAGAGGACAATCACCTTGCGCTCTTCGTGTAGGACATCCACGTCGACTGACAACGTTGGTTTAGGCCAGTCAGACTTGTCCAGCACGAGCCAAGATGGACCCTTCCACCAGTTACTATGGTGGACCAGGTCGTCCGGCAAAAGCCCTCGCGACCCACAGTCGGCTGGATTGTCGCCAGTCCTAACGTGTCGCCAACAATCAGGAGGGATAATCTCCTGGATGTGACTTACCCGGTTAGCCACGAAGGTTTTCCACTTGGAGGGGCAAGACTTTATCCAAGTCAACGCAACGCTGGAATCAGACCATGCATAAACCTTATCGATTTTGTGGAGAGGCTCTAGAGCCTCTGCGACCGACGCTACTAAATCTGCAAGCAGAACTGCGGCCAGCAATTCCAAACGTGGTATGGACAACTTACGAAGAGGGGCCACTTTAGATTTACCACAAACCAGCTGGACGTACCGCGTTCCGTTCTCACCCGACGTTCGAATGTAGATCACCGCGCAAAATCCTCGCTCTGAGGCATCGCAGAACCCGTGGACTTCGAGCGAGACAAAATCCTTGACCATTCGGCGCGGGACTGACACGGATCTCAACGAGGGCAGCTGCGCTTTGAACTCTTGCCAGTCGGAGGCAAGGTTCTCTGGCGCGTCGTCATCCCACGAGACACCTGAGACCCAGAGCAACTGCATAAGATATTTCGCGAAGAATGTTACTGGTGATAGGAGGCCTAGAGGGTCAAAGATCCGAGCAATCTCCGAGAGAATGGTACGTTTAGTGCACCGACGATCTTCGACAGCCACCTGAAAGGTAAAGTCGTCCCCTTGAGGTAACCACGAGAGGCCAAGAATTTTTAGGGAAATGTCCCCAATGGAGTTAAACTCCCGAAAGTTCTCAGAATACAGGTCTGAGGTGGGGACACCATCGAAGAACTCCTGTTGGTTCGACGTCCACTTCCGTAAATGGAAACCACCAGAAGCTAATATTGTCGACAACTCTGACCGAAGCCTCCGAGCTTCTTGAACAGAATCAGCTCCAGACACCACATCATCGACATAGATGTCGCGGTCTAGAACTGTTGAACCGGAAGGGTATTCTGCTACCGATTCCTTGGCCAATTGAGCGATTGTTCGGAGAGCTTGGTAAGGAGCGGACGAAACGCCGTATGTAACGGTCAGCAGTCGATAGTCCCGGACAGGCTCATTGACAGACGGACGCCAAAGGATACGCTGATATTCAGCATCTTCCGGGGACACTAAAATCTGCCTATACATTTGCTTGACGTCGGCCGTGAAGACAACACTATGCCAACGAAAACGAAGGAGCAAGTGGAAGATGTTGTTTTGCAGCTTCTGCCCTGGCAGTAGCGCGTCATTTAGCGAGATGCCTCGGCTGTCCTTGGCACTGGCATCAAATACGACCCGAAGAGGAGTGCTGGTCGACGAGGGCCTCAAC belongs to Cydia pomonella isolate Wapato2018A unplaced genomic scaffold, ilCydPomo1 PGA_scaffold_154, whole genome shotgun sequence and includes:
- the LOC133533323 gene encoding uncharacterized protein LOC133533323, giving the protein MPTEQIDVSSWQHIRGLELADPYWHIPGPVDLLLNVNIFASSLRPGLIRGAPGQATALNTIFGWILMGDAGDGATEICRSRFRGNSCQLVVGKLSIDDSIKKFWELEDVSSPNTVILSKEDQLCEEYFLANFRRTEEGRFVVPLPFTDTSNKPTFSGSRAIALKRFSSLERKLLSNSDFYKNYVAFMKDYESCRHLEECDPPKVDVGKFFYIPHHGVLRPSSTSTPLRVVFDASAKDSRGISLNDALLPGQKLQNNIFHLLLRFRWHSVVFTADVKQMYRQILVSPEDAEYQRILWRPSVNEPVRDYRLLTVTYGVSSAPYQALRTIAQLAKESVAEYPSGSTVLDRDIYVDDVVSGADSVQEARRLRSELSTILASGGFHLRKWTSNQQEFFDGVPTSDLYSENFREFNSIGDISLKILGLSWLPQGDDFTFQVAVEDRRCTKRTILSEIARIFDPLGLLSPVTFFAKYLMQLLWVSGVSWDDDAPENLASDWQEFKAQLPSLRSVSVPRRMVKDFVSLEVHGFCDASERGFCAVIYIRTSGENGTRYVQLVCGKSKVAPLRKLSIPRLELLAAVLLADLVASVAEALEPLHKIDKVYAWSDSSVALTWIKSCPSKWKTFVANRVSHIQEIIPPDCWRHVRTGDNPADCGSRGLLPDDLVHHSNWWKGPSWLVLDKSDWPKPTLSVDVDVLHEERKVIVLSVSVQETWTDNLINKFSALRTLQRVLAYCRRFVHNVRNKRTSNNLLDGPLTPLEIKQALMFLVGFVQQCHFASEIEKVKNNLSNSLPKSFKKLSPFLDDAGLLRVGGRLSRTSLEFDVKHPLLLPRDSRLTSLLIDEYHKRFMHPGVQTLQNLLSQHFWILSPKRAIYAVTSKCMKCFRVRPLGAPAPFMGDLPSYRVAQLKAFLSAAVDFGGPFDIALGRGRGNKTYKGYICVFVCTSTKAIHTELVTELSSDAFLAALRRFVARRGRCNRLVSDQGKNFVGASNILQRLVGDAATHSEIKFEFNPPGSPHFSGLAEAGIKAVKTHLSRVVGNQRLTYEEFSTILAQVEALLNSRPLTPLSTDPNDLSALTPGHFLTTEPLSVVPEEDFSDVRVSPLQRWKLLQKMHQDFWNKWSKEYMHTLQQRMKWHDRHPNVEVGALVLVVNEQTSPMKWPLGRIIDTHPGSDGICRVVTVRTATGLYKRPVVKLCPLPA